From the genome of Brassica oleracea var. oleracea cultivar TO1000 chromosome C4, BOL, whole genome shotgun sequence:
ATAACATCCTCAAACTCAACTTCTTTAACTTCTTTGGCTTCCTCATCATCTTCCTCCTCATCACTAATCTCACCATCCCTGAGGTTTTGCCTCTCTAGTTTCTCCTCTTCGTGCAGCGACTTCCACTGCATCACCCACTTCTCCCACTCCTCCTTCAACGCCTTCCTCTTCTCCCTGTCTTGTTCACTCAAAAGCAAAGACACGTCCTGATCCTCTGCCTCGTACTTCTTGCTGTACTTCTTCAGGTTCTTTGCTATCTCTTCTTCCTTCTCTGGAGACAAGAATGATGCCGGTCTTGGCCGCCATGCTAGCTGGAAGAAATGATCCTTCAGTACACGGTAAAGCAATTTTCCATTGAATGACCAGACCGTGAACCCATTCTCCATCTCATGGACTGATGTCACTGCGGTTGCAACGTACCTATGAAAGAAAAAAGAGAAAACCAATGTAAAACAATATGGAAACAAAGAGAAAACAACCAATGGAATGTAACTAGTACCTTCCAGTTGGGTCCCATTCGATGTCTGTGGCCATGAAGTGTTCAGTTGTGGCCATTGTCTCCATCTCATCCACGTTGAAAAACTCAAGCTGGCCATTGAAATTCTTCAACCCAGCAAGAATGATGTACTTCCCTGTGGGAGACCAGAAGAGGGCATTGGCTTGTTTGGCCTTCAAAGTACCGAGCTTTGTAACCCTCCCACCGTGCTGTGCGGTCTTCATCGTGTAGAAACTGACGTCTGGCCTCGGCTGGTCACCGTGGATCACAGCAAACCTGTGGCCCTTGGGCTCCCACGCGAAGGCAATGATCTTGTCGTTCTTGTTGTCCAGCTCAAGAACCTCGATGGGAATATCCCTTTCTTTGATGCGGAAAAGCTCGAATCCAGAGTATGTGCTCTTCTTCGTCTTCGTGTATCGATCAACCTTGACGGCGAGATACTCTCCGCTGCTCTGCCAGTACATCTTGCAGTCGCTCACGCTGAAGAGATTCTTCTGCCTCAGCTCCACTTTGCTAGGGATTTGGACAAGAGCGACCTGGAGATAAGGACATCAACATGTTAACTAACAACAGAATATTTGACTTTCACTTGCATAAGAAATAACAGAAGCATACCTTGGCAGGTTGGTTCCCACCGCCTTGTTCAGGAACGAACAGTGAGAGGATGGAGTCAGTTGGAGACCAACAGATGTCCACGACATTATCAACCTTCATGGACTTCTTGTCTATTAGGCCGAATGTCTCAGTCTCATAGACAGAGATAGTGTTTTTGCTGAGCTTGGCAAAGTATTTATCGTCTTTTCCACCACCCCATCTGCATAACAAGTTATTTTGATTGTATATTTTTTAGGAAATTAAAATGCAGTTCAAGAAATTACCTGAAAACAGGCCAGGAGGCACCAGCAACACCACCAGGTCCCCCGATTGAAAACTCATCAGCACTACCCTTGAAGTCTCTCATCATCCTCCCGGTTCTCACATCAAACACCTTTATCTCTACTTTCTGAAAGTTTGAAAAGAAATCAGAGTCTCTTGCTTATATA
Proteins encoded in this window:
- the LOC106342737 gene encoding eukaryotic translation initiation factor 3 subunit B translates to MANIDIDSRAAQLGIDWSQVNLDSIHLPRGEDFGIQSDDEGVYHDDQLEFDTGFGNIIVVDNLPVVPKAKFEKLENVLKKIYNQLGVIKENGLWMPVDPDTGVTLGYCFIEFNTPQEAQNAKEKTHGYKLDKSHIFAVNMFDDFDRLMNVKEEWEAPQTKPYVPGENLQKWLTDEKARDQLVIRSGPDTEVLWNDPRQKNTEPVHKRPYWTESYVQWSPLGTYLVTLHKQGAAVWGGADTFTRLMRYQHNMVKLVDFSPGEKYLVTYHSQEPSNPRDASKVEIKVFDVRTGRMMRDFKGSADEFSIGGPGGVAGASWPVFRWGGGKDDKYFAKLSKNTISVYETETFGLIDKKSMKVDNVVDICWSPTDSILSLFVPEQGGGNQPAKVALVQIPSKVELRQKNLFSVSDCKMYWQSSGEYLAVKVDRYTKTKKSTYSGFELFRIKERDIPIEVLELDNKNDKIIAFAWEPKGHRFAVIHGDQPRPDVSFYTMKTAQHGGRVTKLGTLKAKQANALFWSPTGKYIILAGLKNFNGQLEFFNVDEMETMATTEHFMATDIEWDPTGRYVATAVTSVHEMENGFTVWSFNGKLLYRVLKDHFFQLAWRPRPASFLSPEKEEEIAKNLKKYSKKYEAEDQDVSLLLSEQDREKRKALKEEWEKWVMQWKSLHEEEKLERQNLRDGEISDEEEDDEEAKEVKEVEFEDVIDVTEEIVQE